One genomic region from Leptolyngbyaceae cyanobacterium JSC-12 encodes:
- a CDS encoding hypothetical protein (IMG reference gene:2510097457) yields the protein MSNRKLAKAIQRLFKQIWKLYRSLSKAFVTWLLRAALLPNRRRAAAGFVLPTTVFLILVVTLTAGALSYRAFNNSTRVTANVQSKEIYNAATPAIDRARTKIESLFADPRYPGGVPSEGFLTSMMLNDNREIKGTRATIRPGIDGTTQPDDPYTLLDEVRVDVNGDGQLDNAWIYHDNQSRSSIIYSVTFSTPPDTSTLAGWQRLLQMNEQEKANGADEPLAGPFVRTGPLESQSAVACRVSDGSPVEQGWYKDKNSTALLRKRFQVDAFVVKDDSVAAGRPPSITTLEFSQDRLLDRGNKWGAWFRNDLEIYPAPPFNWNGAMHTEGSLLLGGASDRFSAYLISSPNSCLFLPETNSEIEVRRKGTEFTGVIAAAENRSNSISGSQFRVHTYNGNQPYEEIFNSANHWFTGNKNPIDFSLDPTVVLTQDGYRARGGDPTNFDAAISEAQVQASVFTSGKRFRNDNEGTRPYIDDTYRADNRYGPKPVYTAGISAPSDKLGELIPSTDPNFNALTREAPAGSDTATVGLDGYWERRSIVEGLRILVGQRLELGNPAGWVTPKNRPDSRPPANYLLQTGPYLEGGDTGSQANNQSDDQVEDIRAEDYTNATTIANADIKNSDIEGDPLYPPYRFNDTTRAHEERQRRALRDNLAAVQATAIYHHSVNGGTYPVACLASTAHPGTPFTLQQSTNFLPNPNLPNSTAPWVDFFYGKGTNGWEFSPPAATEAEFADKIAAGQPLGNALRNLANFSGDPNGAFPFTPADITAATTASRALPDPTLTMWGNFSNLRRTLAQLDAGTSYSNLSPADKTYLHTAACTLGMLAYNINQVQQFNPSTTDENLMGDLAADIFALMDGNVDNGEVLPKAQLSTYDYNSGAPDYDPVESPKKYNPRDYDNATPAMFLSALKRRYEDIVFGVPVQSDPTASQRYQLALLIHEHFQIRRDRTFGFRPSPASNTWNYNPFVVQLGSSIAKAPDAKPNPDETGAQVTLWSSACNPNIFNVPGATASSGSDSTAVNTFITSQVNLNRLALSRLCGAVIPPGGVHDGVGDGYFPARDNNFATPPTLYTPEPELPYYQSASPNTQFTSTTLDASPANLRAQVAPEFPSLYYLFPEFNHDHDGDNSPIDHRQPGNADLYTGLNVAFQPWREPYITNPAVPAANTTAGAYQVVNSGTVAGSEVADYAAPVAIPATTGSSTPRLSAFNYIAFSPFSTGTTPVSDFVVDLEVTPKALGSWALPTTAGALPAVNQIRTASGNVAVPFLDKVLFNGREMQPSRVLDIDLDMLRRNSPAAGDAWLPESGIVYAFREDAVREDAILRPARTLQQTDARTPGAEADPPLQNGASVKAVDYVPDPDRRVHGFRLRNGERLKRIAGGIPDNRNIRGLSFFTDDLAYIMGDFNKHQTDGGTELQEFAETLDGIYTYDQFYGRTTRDTNFAKASTDEWRPSEVLADAIYVLSNNFCDGSLEDVFATAGNGGIGARDNVRVSACGGNVATSYLNQNRPAVALQTGWQWVRELPDDRNSPVKISRNGNPLMKPPVTGQATQYPGEYAGVYNNGATVETGGFYNSWGGTTASPGVPSSGQQSRAINNAQQTTVNTIMISGITPSRQNQAYGGLQNFPRFLEWWEGVPLKFSGSFIQLNFSNYGTAPFDLDAWEPGATPNGSEVLDYFGFAPQRVWGYDVGLQIAPAGPAANRFVQLSSTRNEFYNEPPANDFYMQNLCRSLRTNSASAPGGVNLNALTCPT from the coding sequence ATGTCAAATCGCAAGCTAGCCAAAGCCATCCAGCGGCTCTTTAAGCAAATCTGGAAGCTATACCGCAGCCTGTCAAAGGCATTTGTTACCTGGCTGTTAAGAGCCGCCCTTCTTCCCAATCGCCGTCGAGCAGCCGCTGGATTTGTCCTCCCCACCACTGTATTTCTCATCCTGGTAGTGACCCTCACTGCAGGTGCCCTCAGCTACCGCGCCTTCAACAACAGTACCCGCGTCACTGCCAACGTGCAGAGCAAGGAAATATATAACGCGGCAACGCCTGCAATTGATCGCGCCCGTACCAAAATTGAATCACTCTTCGCTGATCCGCGCTATCCCGGTGGGGTACCGTCGGAAGGGTTTCTCACCTCCATGATGCTGAATGACAATCGGGAGATTAAGGGAACCAGAGCAACCATTCGACCAGGAATTGATGGAACCACCCAACCGGACGACCCTTACACATTGCTGGATGAAGTCCGAGTTGATGTGAATGGTGACGGGCAATTAGACAATGCCTGGATTTATCACGACAATCAAAGCCGCTCCAGCATCATTTACTCTGTGACATTCTCAACCCCTCCAGATACTTCCACACTGGCAGGCTGGCAGCGGTTGTTGCAAATGAATGAGCAGGAAAAAGCCAACGGAGCCGATGAGCCGCTTGCTGGTCCCTTTGTGCGAACAGGTCCTTTAGAAAGCCAATCAGCCGTTGCCTGTCGCGTATCTGATGGTAGCCCAGTTGAACAAGGGTGGTATAAAGACAAAAATTCTACTGCTCTATTGCGAAAGCGTTTCCAGGTCGATGCTTTTGTCGTCAAGGATGATTCTGTTGCAGCCGGAAGGCCTCCCAGCATTACAACGCTGGAATTTTCTCAAGACCGTCTGCTTGACCGCGGGAACAAGTGGGGAGCCTGGTTTCGTAATGATTTAGAAATTTACCCCGCTCCGCCCTTTAACTGGAACGGAGCCATGCATACAGAAGGAAGTTTACTTCTGGGTGGTGCAAGCGATAGGTTTAGTGCCTACCTGATCAGTTCTCCTAACTCGTGTCTATTTTTGCCCGAAACAAACTCAGAGATTGAGGTAAGACGAAAAGGCACCGAGTTCACTGGAGTAATTGCAGCCGCAGAAAACCGCAGCAACTCAATCTCAGGCTCTCAGTTTCGGGTTCATACTTACAACGGTAATCAACCATATGAGGAAATTTTTAATTCAGCAAACCACTGGTTCACAGGCAATAAAAACCCGATTGATTTTTCGCTCGATCCAACAGTTGTTTTGACCCAGGATGGTTATCGAGCGCGGGGCGGCGACCCAACTAACTTTGATGCAGCGATATCAGAGGCTCAAGTTCAAGCAAGTGTTTTTACATCGGGTAAGCGCTTCAGGAACGACAACGAAGGCACTCGTCCTTATATTGATGACACCTATCGTGCAGATAATCGCTACGGTCCAAAACCTGTCTACACAGCAGGGATATCAGCACCCAGTGACAAATTGGGTGAACTCATTCCCAGTACTGACCCTAACTTCAATGCACTAACCCGTGAAGCTCCTGCCGGTTCAGATACGGCAACTGTAGGATTAGATGGTTATTGGGAACGTCGCTCGATTGTTGAAGGGTTGCGGATTCTTGTTGGTCAACGCCTGGAATTGGGGAACCCGGCTGGCTGGGTCACACCCAAGAACCGACCAGATAGCCGACCTCCTGCAAACTATCTCCTACAAACTGGTCCCTATCTGGAGGGTGGGGATACGGGCAGTCAGGCGAACAACCAATCCGATGATCAGGTTGAAGATATCAGAGCTGAAGACTACACAAATGCAACCACGATCGCCAACGCAGACATTAAAAACAGCGACATCGAAGGCGATCCGCTTTATCCGCCTTACCGCTTCAACGATACCACCCGTGCTCACGAAGAACGGCAGCGGCGGGCATTGCGAGATAATCTGGCGGCTGTTCAGGCAACCGCGATTTATCACCATTCCGTCAACGGTGGCACCTATCCCGTAGCCTGTCTTGCCTCCACGGCTCACCCTGGTACACCCTTTACGCTTCAACAATCCACCAACTTCTTGCCCAACCCCAACTTACCTAATTCAACTGCTCCCTGGGTTGACTTCTTCTACGGCAAAGGCACCAACGGTTGGGAATTTTCTCCTCCTGCTGCCACCGAGGCAGAGTTTGCAGACAAGATTGCCGCAGGGCAGCCATTAGGGAACGCCCTCCGCAACTTGGCAAACTTCTCGGGCGACCCCAATGGAGCCTTTCCGTTCACCCCAGCCGATATCACTGCTGCTACCACCGCGTCAAGAGCATTGCCCGATCCGACCCTGACCATGTGGGGCAATTTCTCTAACCTGCGGAGAACACTGGCTCAACTGGATGCAGGGACAAGTTACAGCAACCTCAGCCCAGCTGATAAAACCTACCTGCATACAGCCGCCTGCACCCTGGGAATGTTGGCATACAACATCAACCAGGTGCAACAATTCAACCCCTCTACTACTGATGAAAACCTGATGGGGGATTTGGCAGCAGATATTTTTGCTTTGATGGATGGAAATGTTGACAACGGGGAAGTTCTGCCGAAAGCACAGCTAAGTACCTACGATTACAACTCAGGTGCTCCCGATTATGACCCAGTTGAAAGTCCGAAGAAGTACAATCCTCGCGATTACGACAATGCAACACCAGCAATGTTCTTGTCAGCGTTGAAGCGAAGATACGAAGATATCGTTTTTGGTGTCCCAGTACAAAGCGATCCAACAGCTTCCCAACGGTATCAGCTTGCTCTGCTAATTCATGAGCATTTTCAAATTCGGCGCGATCGCACGTTCGGATTCCGCCCCTCTCCTGCCTCAAATACCTGGAACTACAATCCCTTTGTGGTTCAACTTGGTTCATCGATTGCTAAGGCTCCTGATGCTAAACCAAACCCAGATGAAACAGGCGCTCAGGTAACGCTGTGGTCATCTGCTTGCAACCCAAACATTTTTAACGTACCAGGTGCAACTGCATCCAGCGGGAGTGATTCTACTGCTGTCAACACATTTATCACAAGTCAAGTAAATTTAAATCGTTTGGCATTGTCTAGACTTTGCGGTGCGGTTATTCCTCCAGGTGGCGTTCATGATGGAGTTGGCGATGGGTATTTTCCTGCTCGTGACAACAACTTTGCTACTCCTCCCACCCTCTACACTCCAGAACCAGAGCTTCCCTATTATCAATCCGCCTCACCCAATACCCAGTTCACCAGCACAACTCTGGATGCTTCCCCGGCCAATTTACGTGCTCAGGTGGCACCAGAATTCCCCTCATTGTATTACCTGTTTCCAGAATTTAATCATGACCACGATGGAGATAACTCTCCCATAGATCACCGTCAGCCTGGAAATGCTGATCTATACACTGGTTTGAATGTTGCTTTTCAACCATGGCGAGAGCCGTACATCACCAACCCAGCTGTTCCAGCTGCGAACACAACAGCAGGAGCCTATCAGGTTGTTAATAGTGGAACAGTAGCAGGTAGCGAAGTTGCGGACTATGCAGCACCAGTAGCAATTCCAGCAACCACTGGCTCCAGTACTCCTCGGCTTAGCGCTTTCAATTACATTGCCTTTTCTCCTTTTTCAACGGGCACAACTCCCGTTTCCGATTTCGTAGTTGATTTGGAGGTTACCCCAAAGGCGCTAGGTTCATGGGCACTTCCCACCACTGCTGGAGCTTTGCCCGCTGTTAACCAAATACGCACCGCGAGCGGCAATGTGGCAGTTCCCTTCTTGGATAAGGTCTTATTCAACGGACGGGAAATGCAACCCAGCCGGGTGTTAGATATTGACCTTGATATGCTGCGGAGAAACTCGCCTGCTGCTGGAGATGCCTGGTTACCAGAAAGTGGAATTGTTTATGCTTTCCGAGAAGATGCAGTGCGAGAAGATGCAATTCTTCGCCCTGCCAGAACTCTACAACAAACCGATGCCAGAACCCCTGGGGCTGAGGCCGACCCGCCGCTGCAAAATGGAGCGTCTGTTAAAGCGGTGGATTATGTTCCTGATCCTGATCGCCGGGTGCACGGCTTCCGACTCCGCAATGGCGAACGGCTGAAACGCATTGCGGGCGGCATCCCCGATAACCGAAACATTCGCGGCTTGTCCTTCTTCACTGATGACTTGGCTTACATCATGGGTGACTTTAACAAGCACCAAACCGATGGAGGCACTGAGCTGCAAGAGTTTGCAGAAACACTGGACGGCATTTACACCTACGATCAGTTTTATGGTCGTACTACTCGCGACACCAATTTTGCCAAAGCATCCACCGATGAATGGCGACCTTCTGAAGTGCTAGCTGATGCGATTTACGTACTCTCTAACAATTTTTGCGACGGCAGTTTAGAAGACGTTTTTGCAACGGCTGGTAATGGTGGCATAGGTGCCAGAGACAATGTAAGAGTGAGTGCTTGTGGAGGTAACGTCGCAACTTCTTACCTGAACCAGAACCGACCTGCTGTAGCTTTGCAAACTGGCTGGCAATGGGTGCGTGAGCTACCGGATGATCGCAACTCCCCAGTCAAAATTTCCCGCAACGGTAACCCGTTAATGAAACCCCCCGTAACAGGACAAGCAACCCAGTATCCTGGTGAGTATGCGGGTGTATATAACAATGGGGCAACTGTAGAGACGGGTGGATTTTACAATTCCTGGGGTGGGACCACGGCTTCTCCGGGGGTTCCCAGCAGTGGGCAACAGTCTAGAGCCATCAATAATGCTCAACAGACTACCGTGAATACCATCATGATTAGCGGCATCACTCCCAGTCGCCAGAACCAGGCATACGGAGGATTGCAAAACTTCCCTCGCTTCCTGGAGTGGTGGGAAGGTGTTCCATTAAAGTTTTCTGGCTCTTTCATTCAGTTAAATTTCAGCAACTACGGCACAGCTCCCTTTGACTTGGATGCGTGGGAGCCAGGCGCAACTCCCAATGGTTCTGAGGTTTTGGACTATTTCGGCTTTGCCCCTCAACGGGTTTGGGGGTATGATGTCGGTCTGCAAATTGCCCCGGCAGGGCCTGCAGCAAACCGCTTTGTGCAACTCAGCAGTACCCGCAACGAGTTTTACAATGAGCCTCCTGCTAACGATTTCTATATGCAAAATCTGTGTCGTTCTTTGAGAACAAATTCGGCAAGTGCACCTGGTGGTGTTAACCTGAATGCCTTAACCTGTCCAACTTAA
- a CDS encoding hypothetical protein (IMG reference gene:2510097458) encodes MSARRLPPPVVPLVTKWLLVASKSSQPSRVAGSSEAGLSLIECLVAILVIAVTVVAITPPVFLATASRIQARRADQANQIAQAEVDRIRGIVERGAYVEAALPPIGNATSVKDTTAATSVNTTLLLSPGTCTVGRYPPVLASPPPATSPLGSNQLIPVDIDGDCQAEYAMQVFRTQGCVPANKPADTPPYSFSVGVRVYSYNPQDGATVPTLGTERANLAMTTGRRDKGTEFRRPLQVVYSRASRNTNADSFQCVARDQSPPAPTPSPSPSP; translated from the coding sequence ATGTCAGCCCGTCGCCTACCTCCTCCAGTTGTTCCTTTGGTTACAAAGTGGCTCTTAGTTGCTTCTAAATCGTCGCAGCCATCTCGTGTTGCTGGTTCCTCAGAGGCAGGGCTATCTCTGATTGAGTGTTTGGTGGCAATTTTGGTGATTGCAGTGACAGTTGTGGCAATTACACCGCCTGTTTTCCTGGCAACTGCCAGCCGGATTCAGGCGCGTCGAGCAGACCAGGCAAACCAAATTGCTCAGGCAGAGGTGGATCGGATTCGCGGCATTGTGGAGCGAGGTGCCTATGTTGAAGCTGCATTGCCTCCCATTGGCAATGCGACAAGCGTTAAAGATACAACTGCGGCAACCAGTGTGAATACCACCCTGCTTCTCTCTCCTGGAACTTGCACGGTTGGGAGGTATCCTCCAGTCCTTGCCAGTCCGCCTCCTGCAACTAGCCCTCTTGGCTCGAATCAATTGATTCCAGTGGATATAGATGGCGATTGTCAGGCAGAGTACGCGATGCAAGTTTTTCGGACTCAGGGGTGTGTGCCTGCCAATAAGCCAGCCGATACTCCTCCTTATTCGTTCTCGGTTGGAGTACGGGTATATTCCTATAATCCGCAAGATGGGGCAACAGTTCCGACATTAGGAACCGAGCGCGCTAACTTGGCGATGACAACTGGACGACGAGATAAAGGGACTGAATTTCGAAGACCTTTGCAAGTTGTGTACTCCCGAGCTAGCCGCAACACGAATGCAGATTCTTTCCAGTGTGTGGCGCGTGATCAATCTCCTCCGGCTCCTACGCCCTCCCCTTCTCCGTCTCCTTAA
- a CDS encoding prepilin-type N-terminal cleavage/methylation domain-containing protein (IMG reference gene:2510097459~TIGRFAM: prepilin-type N-terminal cleavage/methylation domain), which produces MARMLTAKRLKRLWFNLKRGRSKGFTLTELLVSMIVGALITFLLLALVVELTQTNQQDAARSQVQQDMQAAMDYMVQDLREAVFVYNGECLEGNDTPSSQAESASRCPGVRNHIPASVGQDATNKTPVLAFWRTKPLPQSIQAACNAGAGSLADADLSTNPLVLNEVPCVPGNMYALVVYALDKSNPNGIWKGKARLIRYELSQYPDNPTGVADRTPGFVNPLSDPTYTFQQWPYGRVNNAFGNRQTVLPTNPAFTVVDFVDDGVAVTPSCEEFAPFTKGNPANDKDQAAIENALSPKNRPPRGFYACVRNGGLGDATGGGQNQDVLLTLVGNVTGQGGFSDRNGNKNRLSPLQTRVLIRGVIRKVDQS; this is translated from the coding sequence ATGGCTAGAATGCTCACTGCCAAACGCTTAAAACGTCTCTGGTTCAATCTCAAACGAGGTCGAAGCAAAGGCTTCACGCTGACTGAGTTGTTAGTCTCAATGATTGTCGGGGCGCTGATTACTTTTCTCCTATTGGCGCTTGTTGTGGAGTTGACTCAAACTAATCAACAAGATGCGGCTCGGAGTCAGGTGCAGCAGGATATGCAAGCTGCTATGGATTACATGGTGCAAGACTTACGAGAAGCTGTTTTTGTCTATAACGGTGAATGCTTGGAGGGGAATGATACTCCCAGTAGCCAGGCGGAGAGCGCCAGCAGGTGTCCGGGGGTTCGCAATCATATTCCAGCTAGTGTGGGACAAGATGCAACAAATAAAACACCAGTATTGGCATTTTGGCGAACAAAACCTCTGCCACAGTCGATTCAAGCTGCTTGTAATGCAGGTGCAGGGAGTTTGGCAGATGCGGATTTAAGCACTAATCCATTGGTATTAAACGAAGTCCCCTGTGTGCCTGGGAATATGTATGCGCTGGTGGTATATGCCCTGGATAAATCAAATCCTAACGGTATCTGGAAAGGGAAAGCTCGTCTAATCCGATATGAATTGAGTCAGTATCCAGATAATCCTACTGGTGTAGCGGACCGCACGCCTGGGTTTGTAAATCCTTTGAGCGACCCGACGTATACTTTTCAGCAGTGGCCCTATGGCAGGGTAAACAATGCGTTTGGCAATCGGCAGACGGTTCTTCCAACCAATCCGGCGTTTACGGTTGTGGACTTTGTTGATGACGGAGTAGCAGTTACTCCCTCATGTGAGGAATTTGCCCCTTTCACCAAGGGAAACCCTGCCAATGACAAAGATCAAGCAGCGATCGAAAATGCTTTGAGTCCTAAAAATCGCCCTCCTCGTGGTTTTTATGCTTGTGTGCGTAATGGTGGTTTGGGAGACGCAACTGGAGGTGGACAGAACCAGGATGTGTTGTTAACTTTAGTCGGTAATGTTACCGGACAGGGTGGCTTCTCGGATCGAAACGGCAATAAGAATCGTTTGTCTCCTTTACAAACGCGAGTCTTGATTCGGGGCGTAATTAGGAAGGTTGATCAATCCTGA
- a CDS encoding prepilin-type N-terminal cleavage/methylation domain-containing protein (IMG reference gene:2510097460~PFAM: Prokaryotic N-terminal methylation motif~TIGRFAM: prepilin-type N-terminal cleavage/methylation domain) translates to MKLGIPELRRKRAIAGFTLLETLVVIVIIAILFAIAAPSWDALMNRQRVNVIRDQALQIVRKAQNDARTTRVPKVVIFDPTATVPRAAILSVERNNLGQTVNNINPANITNWQTLGNGDIKEGFVEFSTTPANGQLVFNSSGFVDSLSLNQVDPNLGRNPETATSRVFAFKVKQRNTSDATYRCVIVKTILGAVDVAEGDRCAGV, encoded by the coding sequence ATGAAATTGGGAATTCCTGAACTTCGGCGCAAACGAGCGATCGCAGGGTTTACCTTGCTAGAAACGCTAGTCGTGATTGTGATTATTGCAATTTTGTTTGCGATCGCGGCTCCCAGTTGGGATGCGTTGATGAATCGTCAGCGTGTCAACGTGATTCGAGATCAGGCACTTCAGATTGTTCGCAAAGCGCAAAACGACGCTCGGACAACGCGTGTTCCTAAAGTTGTTATTTTCGATCCAACTGCAACAGTTCCCAGAGCTGCAATTTTGAGCGTTGAACGGAACAACCTTGGTCAAACGGTGAATAATATCAACCCGGCTAACATCACGAATTGGCAGACCTTAGGCAATGGTGATATCAAGGAGGGGTTTGTAGAATTCTCAACAACACCAGCGAATGGTCAACTCGTTTTTAACAGCAGTGGTTTTGTAGATTCGCTCTCCCTCAACCAGGTTGATCCAAACCTAGGAAGAAACCCTGAAACTGCAACTTCTCGTGTGTTTGCCTTCAAAGTTAAACAGCGAAATACGAGTGATGCAACGTATCGCTGTGTGATTGTGAAAACGATTTTGGGTGCGGTTGATGTTGCTGAGGGCGATCGCTGTGCGGGGGTCTAG
- a CDS encoding hypothetical protein (IMG reference gene:2510097461) produces MVIGRMDEGEAKPVWMLGFIFNLTYAVSNSMTSTYLYQKDHEVCVPFGISN; encoded by the coding sequence ATGGTTATTGGGAGGATGGATGAGGGCGAGGCGAAACCCGTGTGGATGTTGGGGTTTATTTTCAACCTCACCTATGCTGTTTCTAACTCGATGACGTCCACCTACTTGTATCAGAAAGACCATGAAGTTTGTGTCCCTTTCGGAATTAGCAACTGA
- a CDS encoding cupin domain-containing protein (IMG reference gene:2510097462~PFAM: Cupin domain), with product MKFVSLSELATECVSHNPAIQKKVMLRSGDLPHLTNFSQAWLAPGQIAAGHQHTDMYEVFFVEAGEGIIKIDETMYQLHPGVCVAVEPGERHEVSNTGTEELVLTYFGVLA from the coding sequence ATGAAGTTTGTGTCCCTTTCGGAATTAGCAACTGAGTGTGTTTCTCATAATCCAGCCATTCAGAAAAAAGTGATGCTGCGCTCAGGTGACTTACCTCACCTGACTAATTTTTCGCAAGCTTGGCTGGCTCCTGGGCAAATAGCCGCTGGGCACCAACATACGGATATGTATGAGGTGTTTTTTGTGGAAGCAGGCGAAGGGATTATCAAGATTGATGAGACTATGTATCAACTGCACCCTGGTGTTTGTGTGGCGGTTGAACCAGGAGAACGACACGAGGTGAGCAATACTGGAACTGAAGAATTGGTGCTAACTTATTTTGGTGTTTTGGCATGA